In Rhinolophus sinicus isolate RSC01 linkage group LG01, ASM3656204v1, whole genome shotgun sequence, the genomic stretch actgtgagaaataagtttctgttgtttaagccgctcagtctgtggtacttcgttacagcagcctgagctgactaggACAGGGCATGGCCTTTCTCTGTCCCTGTGGAATGCTTGAGATGTCCAACACATTTTCTCCCCTGTGGCTGGTCAGAGTTCAAATGATTCCAGCCCTGTGATAGCCCCACGGATTGTTCCATTCAGCCTCCTAGGGGCTGTTCTTCCCCCAGTAGCTATTTCTGCCTGGCCTTGTGTGTGTGGGAAGCTTAGGAGATCCCCATTCATATTTTGGAGTCTCCTCTTCTCGGGTACCTTCCCTGAGAACCCACCGCCTCACTGGCCTCCATCCTGAAGCCCATCTCCTCAGCCCGGTGAGCCTGCTGTAACCTGTGTGGGCTCCCCTCACAGTACTGCCATCCACACAGCACCTCCAGGTGGAAAACAAGGGCGACTATGGGACTCCCCACATTGCTTCCATCTCAGTCTATCACTGCCTGTGGCTCAACACCTGTGAACAGTATTTCATGTAGTTTTGGGGATCCTTATGGTGAGAGGGATAGTCTGGTACCACTTCACCCCATGACAGTAAGAAGCAGACGGCCACATGGACAATATCTGAGGACGTTCCTATTTGTTTTCTGAGTGGGCTGGTGGACGATAGCACCATGGGGTGTGTGCAGTGGCCATGGGAAGGGAGTGGAGAAGGACAGCTCCAAACAACTGTAGCACTGCTGAAGGCTGGCATTGGTCTGACACCAAGCATTTACATTGGCAGCGATCGATGTGTGCCAGTCCATCACCGCAGGTGGGCTGGGCCTCGAGGCAGCAGACAGGTGAGCACATCTGGCAGATGACAGGATGGTGGGAAGAGTGGGTGGAGGGAGGACCATGGAAATtgggctggggaaggagagaaggaagaagggagagacgTGATGGCACTCAGAGGGAAAACAGGGGTTAGGGGATTAGAGGGTCTGAAGATTTACGGAATAGGCACGGAGGGAATAAGAGAAAATGTTAGAACTTCAGGACATCCTGAACAGGAAGAGCATTTTGCATGTCCTCTTTCAGAGGTAGAGCACGGGTTCTGGGTGTGGTCGTTAGAGGGGAAGGAGACGTCAGGTAGGGCTGGAAGTTCCtagagatgaggaaataagaACCTGAGTGACTACAAATTTGCCTGAGCTGTCTGCTGGAATGGCTGGGACGCGCTAAGGCTTGGTGCAACAAGAAACAGTGAACTCAGTGCTAAAATCCTTAAAAAGGACATGGGCTAAAGGTCACTAGAGGATGACAGGGCAGGGCATTGGGAGGGTGGTCCACACCTGCATCTCCAAGGAGCATTTCTGTTGTATGAGGACAGAGACATCAGGGCTCAAGGTCAGTGTCCAGCTCCCTGCCTGAGCTCATGTGATGGGAGTATGGACAGTCAACGCGGCCACAGACATGCTGTGTGAACAGCTCCACGTTCACATATGTAGGTGCCACTCAGACTGGAGACATCACAGCTATTGTAATGAATGCCCCACAGGTGGGAGTTACTTATCTTGAAAATGTGCCTTTTTCCCATTTGTGCAAATGCACTGTTTGGGTGGTGGGTGCCCTGCACCTGAGCTCAGTGGGTGACTGAGCACCTGAGATGGGTGCAAGAGAACATCTCAGGGAAGACGCAGGCTCCTGTTAGAGCCAGGGGAGAGCGAGCGACTAAGGTTGAGGATGGTGAACCGTGGTTTTAAACCAGGTGGTTTCAGCTGGAGCCTTGGAAAGGCCAGGCTAGGGACAATGGGAAGTCACGTTGAaggagaggaaacagagaggACAGAGGGGATGAGGATGGATGACCCAGGGCCTCATGTCTTGGTGGTGACTAAGGGTGATGGGGACATGGGACAGGGAAAGGTGACTTTGCAAGGTTTTCAAAGATGGAGTCCCAGTGGTCACTCAGCGGTGGACAGTCAGAGATCTAGTCTGGAGCTGCTAGAGCTGGGCCCACAGAAGCCCTGGGGCATGAGGCCTGAGGACCCAGGGTTTTGGATTCCATGCATCTTTGGGTTCCTGGCTGCTGAACCCATGACTTACAGATTGGCGACCCCTTGTAATTCCTGCGGTGGTGGGGGAATTAATGATCTCCTCTTTGCATCCCCACCAcatctttccaatttttctgcTGGGGTGTCTCCCCTCTGGCTTGTCTCCCTTCTTTCAGCCCGATCCACAGACTCCCTTCTGTAGAACATCTGACCCCTGGGCACAGCCGGTTTACAGATGCCACcttccaggaaatgcagagagcgTCCATGGAAGATGCAATGAGGAATTCCAGGGGTTACTGACATGAACTTGTTTTTACACTCATCTGGGGCCACTCCTTTCACCTGGTCAGCTTCCTCTCCATGGAGCCAAGGAGATACCGACAAAGGCCCCAGGGAGCCCCTAAATGTACAGCCCTGCAGGGGCATCTTCTCTCTGCTGACCACTGGCCTGGTCACTTTCCCCAGTAGCCTTGGGcccagtgctttttaaaaaatcctgtggTAACCACCTACTTTATCAGGAGACATACACGGCTTATCCCTTCCTGGGTGTGACCCTGCGAGTGTTCAGTGTCAGACGCGCACGTGGCCAGTTTTCCACGTCAGCATCCTGTCACAAcctggcctcctccctgggcAGGGGCGGCCCCTTCATGTACAGGGAGCATGGCAGCTGCCCAGAAGCCTGGCCCCCACGGCCAGCCCTCTGTCTCTCTGCCGCGAGCTATCTCAGCCCCTTTTTCTAACAAAGGATCCAAAGTGTTGGTGCCACGGGGAGAGAGAAAGGTTATCTGTGCTCACTGAGCAAACAGAGTGAAGATGATAAAACAGCCCCTGGCTGTGGGAACTGTGCATTCGGCAGGTGGCCTGGGGTGCAGCTGAGCATAGACATGGGACCTCACGGTACCCGGCTCCTGGCAGCGGTCCTCGTCCTGGGCCTGTGCGCCCTGGCGGGGGCCAAGAAACCTTGTAAGTGCATACCTGTGCGTGACCTTCCGCGGCTCAGTGTCCTGCATTGGGCAGAGTAGCGAACCCAGAGAAACTTCTAGTGCCCCAAAGGAGTGAGGGGGAATAGGTTCCTTGCTTTCTGCTGTGCTTCCTGCCACTCTTTGGTGGCTTGTTCTTACTTGTTTCCAGCAAAGGAAAAGGTGTGATGATGAGGTGACTTGAGAGAGGAAGCAGCTTGTAAGGCACCCTAAGATTTGTGGTGTTGGCCATACAGGCAGCTCCCATTTAggttcctactgtgtttccccgaaaataagacctagctggacaatcagctctaatgtgtcttttgtagcaaaaattaatataagacctggtcttattttactataatataagaccgagtataatataatataatataatataatataatataatataatataatataatatagaatactgggtcttatataagactgggtcttacattaatttttgctccaaaatatgcattagagctgattatctggctaggtcttatttctggggaaacacgaTACATGCTTTTCTGCTATTCGGGGAGGATCCTTGGGGTCAGTGAGACGTCCAAGAGAGGCCTCCCTCCTGGGAAAAGTCCGGATGACCACCGGGGCTGGGGGGCCGGCGTGAGGAGAGAGGTTGGGCAGTGGGGGGGCACCAAGGGCTCCTTGTAGTTTGGTCTTGGTCACCTTTCATCTTGACCTCTGCCTGGGTCCATCTGTCCACCTCTTTCCagaaagttgttttattttttacatatttatttttaccaataCAACAGTTTCAGCAAAGCCCTGTCACATATGGGTGAGGGAAGACTTTGCATTTCCCCGTGTGGCAGCAGGACCAGTGGTGTCCCGGTCCTGCCCCGGGGGCCGAGCTGGGCGTGCTGACCGGGTGTCTCCGCAGCTGCCTGTCAGTGCTCGAGGATGAACCCGCAGAACAGGAAGAACTGCGGCTTCCCAGGCATCACCAGTGAGCAGTGCTTTGCGGCCGGCTGCTGCTTTGACTCCAGTGTCCCCGGGGTCCCCTGGTGCTTCAACCCCCTCCCACAGCAAGGTAACTGCAGGGCAGCTGGTCCCTCTCCCTGTGCCCATGGCTGGCAGCCCCGGATCCGGGACACGTGCCCAGGGCAGCAAAAGGGAAAATGCCCCCATCACCTCATGTCCACACCTGGGGCCCCATTGGTCCCTTTTGGTAGACATGTATGGGAACCTATACATGTACAGTactgatttttctgtatttaaagaaaaaacaattcatgGGCCTCTTCGGGCTGTGAAAGTGTGACTACTGCAGAAGCTTCTAGGGGGAAGGAGGCATTTCATAGGATATTATTAAGACGGCTGCTCACAGACTTCAGTGCTAAGAAATCAAGATGGCTAGAATTCCCTTCTGAGAGTGGGTTTTATGTCAGTGCCTATGAGCAAGATAGAAACTCATGAATTCCGAGGGTCCAGAGAGGAGAAACGACTTTACCGAGAACCCCAGTACCCCAGATCTGACTTGTGACTTCTGTGGGGAAGAAGGGGCAGCTGGCCACTGGCGCCAGCCCCACTGTACAGCCTTTGGCGTCATGGCCCCAGGAGTCCCTCATGACATAGCAAGGCTGTAAATCCAGCGGAGGCTGGGGGGGCACTCCTTCTTCAGTGGGGACTGCTGGGCAAATGTTCCTGGGGATGATGGGAATGGAAGTTTCTAGTTAGCTAGCAAACCTAACTGTCTCCATGTTGTTCCTCTCCCAAACCCGGTGACGGGTGACCAGGTCCGGAGGAGTGTGTCATGGAGGTCTCGGAACGTAGGGACTGTGGCTACCCAGGCATCAGCGCCAAGGAGTGTGCAGCTCGAAAGTGCTGCTTCAATAACCTGACCCCTGAAGTGCCCTGGTGTTTCTTCCCACGCCCTGTGCAAGGTAAGGTCGTGGGGACGAGCCCCCATCTGGCTCCTAGACACAGAGGATTTCCTGGGGGCGGGGGCCCCTGAACCCCGGGGGGTTGACCACTGCAGGAAACAAGTATACTGGTGGGTAAGCCTGGCTGTGTTGTGAACCAGCTCTGAAGGGAATTCCACAATGTTCACAACAAGGACAGCTTGTTTTCAAGCAGTTTAAAGCCTCCAGCATCCCCCTGTGTCTTTTGTGATGGTTTAAAGGCACCCCATTCTCAGCCACGCCCCTGGATCCCAGCACAATTTGGGGACCTCGCCCATTTTACTGCAGTTCAGTCGCCATTTTTGGGTGCTACTAAATGCCATTGCTGTGCTGGGTACTAGGACCAAGGCTCAGAACAAAGCGGACATGGCCCTTCTCTCATGGACCTCACTGAATTCTTACATGTGACCACGTGTGACAAGCTCTGTCCACAGTCCTGCTTCAGtccaatcccccacccccacgtccTCAGTCACAATGTGTCTCCTGACACAGAGTTTGCTAAGATAAAGGAAAGACCAGGCGTTTTCCAAAAAAAATAGGAGGAGGTCACTGATCCATGAAGGGcgcttttctttccctttttaggAAAGCAGTGTGCTCCGAAGAGCACAGCCTTCACTTTCAGGAATTTCTAAGTGTGACCTAACAGTCTACCTGGAAAATGGCCAGTTATTTGGGGAGAATGGCTCCCAAGAGgacaccccagccctgggcactgTGTCCCGGGGTGGGGGGACTCCTTCTTCAATGGGGACTGCTGGGCAAACTGCCTGTTATCACGTGACCCACTGCGTCAGCCCAGGCCCACTGAGCCCCCCAGCCTCCCACCAACCATCTCCCGTTTTACCTTTCCAGACTGTCATTATTGAGAGGAAGAAATCCTGGACATTCAGCTTCCTGGACGTCCTGAAACAAGAGAAGAGCACTCCCCAGCTCATCAGTCTTTTCATGTTTCCTGAAATCCCGGGTTTTCTTAATCTGTGTTTTTTTATCCTATTCAGTGGTTTAACATTCAGTGTcttcaaataaagaaaaccttaaaAGCTGCTGAATTTCTTTTTGGCTTCATTGACATAGAAGTGgagatagtttttttttgtttttgtttttgtttttgttttgtgtgtgtgtgtgtgtgtgtgtatagttttaATACTTTCATTTACTCTAAGAGCAACAATTCATCTGATACATTCAGGCTACTCTAGCAGCAATAAAGTATCACGTGGAAGTGAATCAAGAATCCACATCACTTTATAACTCCCATACTCAGTCCTTTGTAGACAAACTCAAGTGACTTTAACCCTAAAGTGTCCTGGAGTAACATAAAATTTCAGATTGCAATTACAAAATTGTTTCGCTTTTCCCAAGTGCATCACAGACCACCTCCTTTTGAAACGAGTGCCAGGCCACCTGCTcctaccgtgtgtgtgtgtgtgtggggggggtgctgGGTTAACATCAGGTgcgctcccccctcccccagcagttggcttccttgttttctcccctctctctacCTGAGAGCATCTGCAGTTGGAACCTGTTCTAAGGAGCATGTTGACATCTGTCACGGAGGCTATCCCAGCCTGTGGCAAGGTCGTTGCTTGACAGGTTTTAGTCTCTAGGTTCAGGGGTCCTAGCATTCCTTAGGTCAAGGTGGGAGTGCAGTGCGCATGACAACAGGCCAGTCTTTCTGtagcttctccctcctccctgactCTCCTCCAGCCGAGCCACTAGCTTAACCCATGTGTCACCCGGTGGCCCACCTCAGAAATCTAAGGCCTCTTCttcctgggtgggggaggggccagcGGCATTGACTGCACTGGAAGGCAGGGATTTTGAAAAGTGTTTCAAGGAAGGGACTTGGCCCCCATCACCTCTTGGGACTCCTATTTTGACTCCACATACGGCCTACAGTCACCGCTGTATCTTCATTTTACTCACAACACACTCATCAACTCAATAACTCAGTGGCTGCTGCTTGGACACAGGGTCTCAGAAACACTAGACAACCGGCCCGTGGAGACAGACTCAGACATCTGTGAACTTACTCATCGCTGGGCGCTGGTGCCCCTCACGTTTGTCTACACTGTGTAGTTCACGTGTTCCTGACTCAGCCAGGCCGGCCACGCCCGGGGCCAAGCTGCTTCACTCCCCAGGGGCTGCATGAATTATCCTACCCACACCCCAGAAGAGAGTTTGGTGGTTTGGTGGAAGGAAGTTCCTGGTTTCACGCCAACCTTGGGCATTTTCTGGTCCACTGGCCTCTTGTTCCCAGGCTGAGGGGGGCCCTTTGCCACGACTCTCTTGTCCCTTGCCCTGCCTTTCCTCCTTGGATGAATTATTTTTGTCCTCTGCTGGTCtctgcttcccttccctgccACGGTCACCACTGGGCTCCGGCAGGGATCTTGCTGatggtggaggagggggaggctTGGTGCAGAGGGTCCAGCAGtgaccacccccccacacacaccgtggggagcaggggaaggggaagcCAGCTGCAGTCCCCACCCACTGTCTCAGGTCTCCTGGCCCCTTAGGTTCCAGGTAATGAGCTCAGGTAATGAAGGTGCTTTGAGAAGGGACCGCCAGAGAGAGGGTTGCCAGCTCGTTGTCCGAGGAACCTTAGGAGCCATTGCACGCCTGTGTGGGTTGACAGcccaggtgtgtgaccttggggagctCCTCTTTCCTCTCAGATTTCAGGTGTTCCGTTTGTAAATAGGGGTAATACTTACCGCCTAGCCAGGCTGTGGTGGGAATTAGAAATAAGGTTTGTGAGCTGCCTGGTGCCCTACAGTGCTCGGCTCACTGCAGCACCTTCCCGGAGAGTCTGGGCACAGGAGACTGTCTGCTCCTCTTGTCCTGGCACCAAGCAGGGCCCCTCGGTGGCCCCTGTGTGAAAGCCCCTTCCACACACCCGTCCAGGCCGTCCGATGACAGCATCCAGAATGTGGGCGGGTCCTGAAGACTCTGGACGCACTCATTCCATTCACTGCACATGCACTTTACATTGAATATATGTGGTCGGTTCTCATCATTCCAGGTGGTTGTGTTCATTgactgaattagcaaatactgaaccattgcGATACGGAAACAGAAGACCAGGCTCCTGGGGCCCCTTTACCAATTTCATCAACCCTTCAATGCGTGACCTTGCTTCATGTGTGCTTGTTTAcggaaaacatatttaaatatattgttgagTCGCTAACACCGAACTCCCTGTCGACAGCCCTGCCACTCACCCCCAAAGGAAGCTGGTCTAGGCTCGTGTTTTCCCTGTAAGACACACCACAGCCTTCTTGCCCTCAGGACTTGAGATAGCCCTTCCCCACTGCATTTGGGGAGCATTtcaacagcaaaatcaccaacaaaaagcacaaatatgTGAAAAGCGACGCACTCAGTGGCCATGAAGACACTTATGTAAAGTCTGAttgctgaaacaagaaggcagagcatcAGCTTGTTGGATCCCAGCTGGGAACAGGCCTGTTGGACCTCCGATTGTCACTGCTCTGATATGCACGTATCAGCTAACGACCACAGAAGCACAGGGAGGACTGACTTTGGagttacaaataaatgttagcgagtaggcaaatttgcaaataGGAAATCCATGAATGGTGAGGAGCTACTGCATACTCATTATAGCTATTCTGTATTCATTGTATGTATTTTGGAGATGTGGTCCTTACCACATAAAGAGCCCTACCTGCTGCTTCAGGGTTCAGGGGATGAGCCCTTCTGtggacaccccccacccccttggcctagagaaggaggaggaaaa encodes the following:
- the TFF2 gene encoding trefoil factor 2, translating into MGPHGTRLLAAVLVLGLCALAGAKKPSACQCSRMNPQNRKNCGFPGITSEQCFAAGCCFDSSVPGVPWCFNPLPQQGPEECVMEVSERRDCGYPGISAKECAARKCCFNNLTPEVPWCFFPRPVQDCHY